A window of Rhododendron vialii isolate Sample 1 chromosome 11a, ASM3025357v1 contains these coding sequences:
- the LOC131307239 gene encoding uncharacterized protein LOC131307239, whose amino-acid sequence MKQQIQRDATPATSRSAGGRSGWRRKQTPPPPSPQERPHETGHRGSVKDRLGIPPDPGDAREIILYKRHTTSGTHRSKSHHDRTNTRDTESFTSTYSTGRAEFSRTTVSHCSRDSVETRRHVSERLGKIPAFDNNNQARRNGKGVRIEEPNNETKSCRDGGKSVDGHHRATVDLRDKLRHRNHEKSLDRDSKRTKMDEHGKPPRPGFERQLKDLGVSPFMPHIINMTAEPNFHLPKFTKFDPITCEAYTHLIHFRQTIELCTTKDKIKCKAFPSSLDSLGLQWLYKLPAGSIRNLANFECAFNTRFITSNRTAKEPESLSQMRKLPSETLRQYTELYWQLFNKIPGIDEYWAVRTFKNGLEINSKILDEAPTEGT is encoded by the coding sequence atgaaacaacagatACAGCGAGACGCCACTCCAGCTACATCTAGATCGGCGGGAGGCAGAAGCGGGTGGCGACGAAAGcaaacaccacccccaccaTCACCACAAGAACGTCCTCACGAAACTGGCCACCGCGGCTCCGTTAAGGACCGCCTTGGCATCCCACCAGACCCAGGTGATGCGAGGGAGATCATACTTTACAAGCGGCACACGACATCTggaacacaccgctcaaagagccaccacgatcgaaccaacactagggataccgagtcgtttacaagcacatactcgactggtcgcgcaGAGTTCTCGcgcacaacggtttcccacTGTAGCCGAGATTCCGTGGAGACTAGACGCCATGTATCTGAACGTCTCGGGAAAATCCCGGCATTCGACAATAACAACCAGGCTCGACGGAACGGAAAAGGCGTGCGTATTGAAGAGCCGAACAACGAAACCAAATCCTGTAGGGACGGAGGAAAGTCTGTTGACGGACATCACCGGGCGACAGTAGATTTACGAGACAAACTCCGGCATCGAAACCATGAAAAGTCCCTGGACAGAGACTCCAAAAGAACGAAGATGGATGAGCACGGCAAGCCACCGCGCCCTGGTTTTGAGCGGCAGCTGAAGGACCTCGGCGTTTCTCCCTTCATgccccacataatcaacatgacggccgaacccaacttccacctaCCAAAGTTCACAAAGTTCGATCCTATcacatgcgaagcctacacccaCCTGATTCATTTCCGTCAAACCATCGAGCTATGCACCACAAAGgacaaaatcaaatgcaaagcattcccgTCCAGCCTCGActcccttggactccagtggttgtACAAATTGCCCGccggatccatacggaacctagCCAACTTTGAATGCGCTTTCAATACCCGTTTCATCACAAGCAACAGGACGGCCAAGGAGCCTGAGTCATTGTCCCAAATGCGGAAACTCCCATCCGAAACTCTTCGTCAGTACACTGAACTATACTGGCAACTGTTCAACAAAATTCCTGGAATCGATGAGTACTGGGCAGTAAGAACCTTCAAAAATGGCTTGGAAATTAATAGCAAGATTTTGGACGAAGCGCCAACCGAAGGTACATGA